The following coding sequences lie in one Megalodesulfovibrio gigas DSM 1382 = ATCC 19364 genomic window:
- a CDS encoding SGNH/GDSL hydrolase family protein: MTVEPSPTPPRLSKARASLYGCILVVLVLCAVEGAARLLYVLLPKTLGLAVPPQLTRLDPELGWSLRPGAVATSKRTGDIIRYAINSKGLRDDETPYEKPAGTTRIVLLGDSRTFGFGVPIEKHYSMLMEGYLDQVECINLGVDGYGVDQELLSLRKEGFRYQPDIVMALVSHFGDERHLHDSRWGMGKPMFVLDENSNLVLTNSPVSNNAAWYVHARTLDRIASASRAYAMLRDLLLHVAHSVKPRATPAVAAEIGIPDGMTAAQWAHQQRLFGTALAILMAMNAECAAHNADFVLLTQLPGLHVLAEAVGLRSLDLSAPMRNSKFPLPDGLAHFNEAGNGVLAWEVVQYLQREGLVPAAP; this comes from the coding sequence ATGACTGTCGAGCCTTCCCCCACTCCTCCCCGCCTGTCCAAGGCCCGCGCCAGCCTGTACGGCTGCATCCTCGTGGTGCTCGTGCTATGCGCCGTGGAGGGAGCAGCACGCCTGCTCTACGTCCTGCTTCCCAAAACCCTGGGGCTGGCCGTGCCGCCGCAACTGACCCGGCTGGATCCCGAACTGGGCTGGTCCCTGCGCCCCGGTGCTGTCGCCACCAGCAAGCGCACGGGCGACATCATCCGCTATGCCATCAATTCCAAAGGCCTCCGCGATGATGAAACCCCCTATGAAAAACCGGCCGGCACCACCCGCATCGTGCTGTTGGGGGATTCGCGCACCTTTGGCTTCGGCGTGCCCATCGAAAAGCATTACAGCATGCTGATGGAAGGCTATCTGGATCAGGTGGAATGCATCAATCTGGGTGTGGACGGCTACGGCGTGGATCAGGAACTCTTGTCCCTGCGCAAGGAAGGCTTCCGGTATCAGCCGGATATCGTCATGGCCCTGGTGTCCCACTTCGGGGATGAACGCCACCTGCACGACAGCCGCTGGGGCATGGGCAAACCGATGTTCGTGTTGGATGAAAACAGCAATCTGGTGCTCACCAATTCCCCGGTCTCCAACAACGCCGCCTGGTATGTGCATGCCCGGACCCTGGATCGCATCGCTTCCGCCAGCCGGGCCTATGCCATGCTGCGGGATCTCCTGCTGCACGTGGCCCACTCCGTCAAACCCCGGGCCACGCCGGCCGTGGCGGCGGAAATCGGCATCCCCGACGGCATGACCGCGGCCCAATGGGCGCATCAGCAACGGCTCTTCGGCACGGCCCTGGCCATCCTCATGGCCATGAACGCCGAATGCGCGGCTCACAACGCCGACTTCGTGCTGCTGACGCAATTGCCGGGATTGCACGTCCTGGCCGAGGCCGTGGGCCTGCGGTCCCTGGATCTTTCCGCGCCCATGCGCAACAGCAAATTCCCCCTGCCCGACGGCCTGGCCCACTTCAACGAAGCCGGCAACGGCGTGCTGGCCTGGGAAGTGGTGCAATATCTGCAACGCGAAGGCCTGGTGCCTGCCGCGCCGTAA
- a CDS encoding ABC transporter ATP-binding protein yields the protein MAPMFLQVDGLGKRFGVSSGQQSLEALHDVSFTVQAGEILSFIGPSGAGKTTLLKCIAGLEHPDAGTLAFASPPSKAHPVILVFQDFLLFPHLTVFENVAFGLRARRLPRAEILEKVRGMLGYFGLEDKQHAYPAHLSAGQKQRTAIARAMVVEPALLLLDEPFANLDRNLKLQTARFIRTTQKRFGVTTISVTHDLEEAFAMSDRLGLMLDGQLVQCGTARELYHAPATAEAAAFLGPVNIVPGRLLQQLGLTAGQDGPLLVRPESLHLTPDPNGPGVIAEAEFAGHYWKYQVTAFGLELSVYSQANGLSPGNRVSITLAASEFPMEQAS from the coding sequence ATGGCTCCCATGTTTTTGCAGGTTGACGGGCTGGGCAAACGATTCGGCGTTTCCTCAGGGCAGCAATCCCTGGAGGCGCTGCACGACGTCTCCTTTACCGTGCAGGCCGGGGAAATCCTGTCCTTCATTGGCCCGTCCGGCGCCGGCAAGACCACGTTGCTCAAGTGCATCGCCGGTCTGGAACACCCCGACGCCGGGACCCTTGCCTTTGCCTCGCCGCCCTCCAAGGCGCATCCGGTCATCCTGGTGTTCCAGGATTTTCTGCTTTTTCCGCACCTGACGGTCTTTGAAAACGTGGCCTTCGGCCTCAGGGCCAGACGGCTGCCCCGGGCGGAAATTCTCGAAAAAGTCCGGGGCATGCTCGGGTACTTCGGGCTGGAGGACAAGCAGCACGCCTACCCCGCCCACCTCTCTGCCGGACAGAAGCAGCGCACGGCCATCGCCAGGGCCATGGTGGTGGAACCGGCGTTGCTGCTGCTGGACGAGCCCTTCGCCAACCTGGACCGCAATCTCAAACTGCAGACAGCCCGATTCATCCGCACCACGCAAAAGCGCTTCGGCGTGACCACCATCAGCGTGACGCACGATCTGGAAGAAGCCTTCGCCATGTCCGACCGGCTGGGCCTCATGCTGGATGGCCAGCTGGTGCAGTGCGGCACGGCCCGGGAGCTGTATCACGCCCCGGCCACGGCCGAGGCCGCCGCCTTTCTGGGGCCGGTGAACATCGTGCCCGGCCGGCTGCTGCAGCAACTGGGCCTGACTGCCGGGCAGGATGGACCGCTGCTGGTGCGGCCGGAATCCCTGCATCTCACGCCGGACCCCAACGGGCCGGGAGTGATTGCAGAGGCGGAATTCGCCGGACATTACTGGAAATATCAGGTCACGGCCTTTGGCCTTGAGCTGTCCGTGTACAGCCAGGCCAACGGCCTCAGCCCCGGGAATCGCGTGTCCATCACCCTGGCTGCGTCGGAGTTCCCCATGGAGCAAGCATCATGA